One window of Alkaliphilus metalliredigens QYMF genomic DNA carries:
- a CDS encoding type I restriction-modification system subunit M, translating into MITSEEIKRRLWEGANELRGSMDASRYKDYMLGLMFYKFLSDKTLETFRITAGVEKVTEKELVEEYIKAKKEYGEALEKMIQDVLGYYVSPEYLYQIWLKDINDGNFEVQKVADSLNNFERSIVSSGEVNDFKGLFSSSTLDLTDTALGSNLHERSNNIKALILLFSDLNMVALQKGDILGDAYEYLIGQFAMESGKKAGEFYTPHRVSEVMAQIVAKTTEIKSIYDPTVGSGSLLLTVKKHLSKDRQKDLSYYGQEKNTATYNLTRMNLLLHGVRPEKMTIKNGDTLGNDWPEDPENPNEGVQFDAVVMNPPYSAQNWNKAGLKVSDPRFEIGGTLPPDSKGDYAFLLHGLYHLGTKGTMGIVLPHGVLFRGSSEGEIRKKLIDKNQIDAVIGLPSNLFTNTGIPVAIIILKKNRNISDPVLMIDASNNFIKVGKQNVLQERDIAQIVDVYISKDEIAGFSHLACLKEIIQNEYNMNIPRYVQSLEEDIAHDVDAHLFGGIPAENINELKILHELVPEVLEQSIEEIRPGYVRLKNSIKEMTDTVLKHESILSLSKELKVEITEYISKFWNELKGVTIESNLVKLEDRMLNEIKQILSRFDHIDVYTGYQIIAEIWKNSLIHDTELIAIEGFYNVGRMRIPSIVTKGTGKSKREEQDGWNGSIIPNALIAQLLYREEQEELDNKRNKIQELEMELTDLVEAAKVEDSEENDALVEVIKKNKDDELSDSFDKSALKSELKITKKESDKYKLLKKVDRLIADSGSLSKELKNEEKELGDAVQERILKLTDDEIDKLVYHKWFGKTVNDIVDLIHVSVKSELNILQKLEDRYSDTLDEIDEQIESLLLDFETLKDDLVVG; encoded by the coding sequence ATGATTACATCAGAAGAAATAAAAAGAAGGCTGTGGGAAGGTGCTAATGAGTTAAGAGGCTCTATGGATGCCAGTCGCTATAAAGATTATATGTTGGGGCTAATGTTTTATAAGTTTTTGAGTGATAAAACATTAGAAACCTTTAGAATAACAGCAGGAGTTGAAAAGGTAACTGAAAAAGAATTGGTTGAAGAATACATCAAAGCTAAAAAGGAATATGGTGAAGCCCTTGAGAAGATGATTCAAGATGTTCTTGGTTACTATGTATCACCAGAATACTTGTATCAGATTTGGTTAAAAGATATCAATGATGGAAATTTTGAAGTTCAAAAGGTTGCAGATAGTTTAAATAACTTTGAAAGGTCAATAGTAAGTTCTGGGGAAGTTAATGATTTTAAAGGTCTTTTTTCAAGTTCGACCTTGGATTTAACTGACACTGCCCTTGGAAGCAATCTTCACGAGCGAAGTAATAATATAAAAGCATTGATATTGTTGTTTTCAGATTTAAATATGGTTGCACTCCAAAAAGGTGATATTTTGGGAGATGCTTACGAATATTTAATTGGTCAGTTTGCTATGGAATCAGGAAAAAAAGCAGGTGAGTTCTACACGCCACATCGAGTGAGTGAAGTCATGGCACAAATTGTTGCCAAAACAACTGAGATAAAATCAATTTATGACCCGACAGTAGGATCTGGTTCATTGTTATTAACTGTAAAGAAACATTTGAGTAAAGACCGACAAAAAGATTTGTCTTATTATGGACAAGAAAAAAATACAGCAACGTATAACTTAACACGAATGAATTTATTGTTACATGGTGTGAGACCTGAAAAGATGACAATAAAAAATGGAGATACACTAGGGAATGATTGGCCAGAAGATCCTGAGAATCCTAATGAAGGTGTGCAATTTGATGCCGTTGTTATGAATCCACCATATTCAGCCCAAAATTGGAATAAGGCAGGACTCAAGGTCAGTGACCCGCGATTTGAAATCGGAGGTACTTTACCACCGGATTCAAAAGGGGATTATGCGTTCTTATTACATGGTTTATATCATTTAGGTACAAAAGGTACAATGGGGATTGTATTACCACATGGTGTACTGTTCAGAGGTTCATCTGAAGGAGAAATCAGAAAGAAATTAATTGATAAGAATCAAATAGATGCTGTTATTGGGCTCCCTAGCAATCTATTTACAAATACTGGAATACCAGTTGCAATTATTATTTTAAAGAAAAACCGAAATATATCAGACCCTGTGTTAATGATTGATGCTTCGAATAACTTTATAAAAGTTGGTAAGCAAAATGTATTACAGGAAAGAGACATCGCTCAAATAGTAGATGTATATATTAGTAAAGATGAGATTGCTGGCTTTAGTCATCTTGCTTGTCTCAAAGAAATTATTCAAAATGAGTATAATATGAATATACCAAGATATGTACAATCCCTTGAAGAAGACATAGCCCATGATGTTGATGCACATTTATTTGGTGGTATTCCAGCAGAAAATATTAATGAACTAAAGATACTGCATGAATTAGTACCAGAAGTATTAGAGCAAAGTATTGAAGAAATTCGTCCTGGATATGTAAGGCTGAAAAACTCAATAAAGGAAATGACAGATACAGTATTAAAACATGAAAGTATATTATCATTATCTAAAGAATTAAAAGTTGAAATCACTGAGTATATCTCTAAATTTTGGAATGAGTTAAAAGGTGTAACAATAGAATCTAACTTAGTAAAATTAGAAGATAGAATGCTTAATGAGATAAAGCAAATTTTATCTAGATTTGATCATATTGATGTGTATACTGGATATCAAATTATTGCTGAAATATGGAAAAATTCATTGATTCATGATACAGAGCTAATAGCAATTGAAGGATTTTATAATGTTGGACGGATGAGAATACCAAGCATTGTTACGAAAGGAACGGGTAAAAGCAAGCGTGAGGAACAAGATGGTTGGAATGGCAGTATAATACCGAATGCATTAATTGCCCAGCTTCTTTATAGAGAAGAGCAGGAAGAATTAGACAATAAACGTAACAAAATTCAGGAATTAGAAATGGAACTTACGGATTTAGTAGAAGCTGCAAAAGTGGAAGACAGTGAAGAAAATGATGCACTAGTAGAAGTTATTAAAAAGAATAAAGATGACGAATTAAGCGATTCGTTTGATAAGAGTGCTCTGAAATCAGAATTAAAAATTACAAAAAAAGAGTCAGATAAATATAAGTTGTTGAAAAAGGTAGACCGTTTGATTGCTGACAGTGGATCACTATCAAAAGAATTAAAAAATGAAGAAAAAGAGCTTGGGGATGCAGTACAAGAGAGAATACTAAAACTGACTGATGATGAAATAGATAAGTTGGTATATCATAAGTGGTTTGGAAAAACGGTAAATGATATTGTTGATTTAATACATGTATCAGTGAAAAGCGAGTTAAATATTTTGCAAAAGTTAGAAGATCGATACTCTGATACACTGGATGAAATTGATGAGCAAATTGAAAGTTTGTTGCTTGATTTCGAAACACTAAAAGATGATTTGGTGGTGGGATAA
- a CDS encoding restriction endonuclease subunit S gives MAETKKLIPKRRFKEFQNAEAWEPCKLSDLTEYKNGKGHEDKQSTSGKYELVNLNSISIDGGLKHSGKFVDDTTDTLFKNDLVMVLSDVGHGDLLGRVALIPENDRFVLNQRVALLRPNRAADPQFLFSYINAHQRYFKAQGAGMSQLNISKGSVESFTSFIPDKEEQVKIGKHFKQLDNLITLHQRKLDKIKSMKKAYLYEMFPVEGESRPKRRFKGFTDAWEQRKLTDEVELFSGLTYSPNDIVKDNGTFVLRSSNVKNGEVVDADNVYVNSEVVNSCNVKNGDIIVVVRNGSRSLIGKHAQIKGDKDKTVIGAFMTGLRSNHSDFVNALLDTPLFKSEIDKNLGATINQITNGMFHQMKFMIPNPEEQDRIGKLFTGLDNLITLHQHKLEKLKNLKKAYLNEMFI, from the coding sequence ATGGCTGAAACAAAAAAACTAATACCAAAGAGAAGGTTTAAAGAATTTCAAAATGCTGAAGCTTGGGAACCGTGTAAGCTTTCAGATCTGACAGAATACAAAAATGGAAAAGGTCATGAGGATAAGCAATCTACAAGTGGAAAGTATGAGTTAGTAAACCTTAATTCTATTTCGATTGACGGTGGTTTAAAGCACTCAGGAAAATTTGTTGATGATACAACAGATACACTTTTCAAAAATGATTTAGTTATGGTGTTAAGCGATGTCGGCCATGGTGATTTACTTGGTCGAGTGGCTTTAATACCAGAAAACGACCGCTTTGTATTAAATCAACGAGTGGCTTTACTAAGACCGAATAGAGCTGCTGATCCACAATTTTTATTTTCTTATATCAATGCTCATCAACGGTATTTTAAGGCGCAGGGAGCAGGTATGTCGCAGTTAAATATATCAAAAGGAAGTGTTGAAAGTTTTACTTCATTTATACCAGACAAAGAAGAACAAGTTAAAATTGGGAAGCACTTTAAACAGTTAGACAACCTTATCACCCTTCACCAGCGTAAGTTAGACAAAATAAAATCTATGAAGAAAGCATATCTTTATGAAATGTTTCCTGTAGAAGGTGAAAGTAGGCCAAAACGTAGGTTTAAGGGTTTTACAGACGCTTGGGAACAGCGTAAGTTAACAGATGAAGTTGAATTATTCAGTGGGTTGACATATTCACCGAATGATATTGTTAAAGATAATGGAACTTTTGTGCTTCGTTCATCTAATGTGAAAAATGGTGAAGTGGTTGATGCAGATAATGTATATGTGAATTCAGAAGTTGTCAATTCATGTAATGTAAAAAATGGTGATATTATTGTTGTTGTTCGTAATGGATCACGTTCATTGATAGGAAAACATGCTCAAATCAAGGGTGACAAGGATAAAACTGTTATTGGTGCATTTATGACTGGGTTACGATCAAATCATTCGGATTTCGTAAATGCATTATTAGATACACCTTTGTTTAAAAGTGAAATTGATAAAAATCTAGGTGCAACAATTAACCAAATTACAAATGGAATGTTTCATCAAATGAAGTTTATGATACCGAATCCTGAGGAGCAAGATCGGATTGGAAAATTATTTACTGGATTAGACAACCTTATCACCCTTCACCAGCATAAGTTAGAAAAATTGAAGAATCTAAAAAAAGCCTATCTGAATGAAATGTTTATTTAG
- a CDS encoding type I restriction endonuclease subunit R, EcoR124 family gives MSNAPKNASERAFQENFVNELKKYKWESPECLNGNIKKVTVRDLINHWRTELNRINADQLEGVELTNNEFKQVMSKVNQINNSFEATKVLSMEGNKGKIDGIFRDDHPEITRKQITLTILKKAEVSGGDSSYRVAREVETDNGNRFDIVLLINGLPLINIEQKRTDKSLDEAFGQFIRYYRDGEYCNNFMSFSQMMVITTEIETRYFATPKSVDDFNTVFVFNWADKENKPINDWKKVIGSFLMIPMAHQMVGDYLVIDEAKDEENRKHMLMRPYQVYALQAVEGAAFGFDNKERIPHGGFVWHTTGSGKTITSFKTALFLATRAGFDKVVFLVDRRELDSRTSENFKAYAAYEPVTVDDTKHTYQLRKKLKLVKPGIIVTTTFKLNMLVKELVEAKDVSLAEKKIVFIVDEAHRTTMGDMMVEIKKYFRKKGLFYGFTGTPLFDENNVKGKINEKSEVIDTTEKLFGPKLHEYTIDQAIADGNVLGFYVDYINTGEFKSHDDLRDQLCDKIKEDNPALSDREIERKVQSYSLAELERQAKKHDILVYQDETHIPRVVTSILDNWGNQSNGREFNAILTAEYKKRVITYYDEFKKQLKERDMKLNIAMTFSFGNENDPEKIPVDLVKRMFKDYAEFTGIEFIAGDRKHGEMAYFEDIVERTTRGGSGRNKKNIDLVIVAKQLLTGYDSKRLNTLYVDRSLKLQDLIQAYSRTNRVYGREKEFGSIINFQYPEITREIVDIALKLYGSGGSSSKAIVDTYENSVKKFGLNIDEMIPTLPDPSDWQSLKTDAEALEKFLLTFRDAAEQLNFVQQYYEYKWDDESFGMDEHTWLKYVGAYKNLTKTDGPGSDPVVIRSLVGRTKLAGTQVIDANHILGLIGAKVSNVNGVQTVDDETLRIIHEQIQELSDMGEDTKANMLREFVDTELVQGKLEYGIHFDDAFDNWKLNKLKDEVEHISEKWGLCREWLLKSVNSFITSKPTTIPYIDEITKSVDYEKASDKSAGNKLEHIMTMTTVLPERIMELKLKYE, from the coding sequence ATGAGCAATGCACCTAAAAATGCTTCTGAGAGAGCTTTTCAAGAAAATTTTGTAAACGAATTAAAAAAATATAAGTGGGAATCTCCAGAATGTTTAAATGGTAATATCAAAAAGGTTACAGTAAGGGATTTGATAAATCATTGGAGAACTGAGTTAAATCGAATAAATGCAGACCAACTTGAAGGCGTTGAATTAACTAATAATGAATTTAAACAAGTAATGTCTAAGGTAAATCAAATAAACAACAGTTTTGAAGCGACTAAAGTTCTTTCAATGGAAGGAAATAAAGGGAAAATTGATGGGATTTTTAGAGATGACCATCCTGAAATTACACGTAAACAAATTACCCTAACAATATTGAAGAAAGCAGAGGTAAGTGGTGGTGACTCAAGTTATCGAGTAGCTAGAGAAGTTGAAACAGATAATGGAAATCGCTTTGATATTGTGTTGTTAATTAATGGCTTGCCTCTCATTAATATTGAACAAAAACGTACAGATAAATCCTTAGATGAGGCCTTTGGACAGTTCATTAGATATTATAGAGATGGTGAGTATTGTAACAATTTCATGTCTTTTTCTCAAATGATGGTAATAACTACTGAGATTGAAACACGTTACTTTGCGACTCCTAAGTCCGTGGATGACTTTAACACTGTGTTTGTATTTAACTGGGCGGATAAAGAAAATAAACCAATAAATGATTGGAAGAAAGTAATTGGAAGTTTTTTAATGATTCCAATGGCACATCAAATGGTTGGTGATTATTTAGTTATTGATGAAGCTAAAGATGAAGAAAATCGTAAACATATGTTAATGAGACCTTATCAGGTTTATGCGTTACAAGCTGTAGAAGGTGCTGCATTTGGTTTTGATAATAAAGAGCGTATTCCTCATGGGGGATTTGTTTGGCATACCACTGGAAGTGGAAAAACGATTACAAGCTTTAAAACTGCGCTCTTTTTGGCAACACGTGCAGGGTTTGACAAAGTTGTATTCTTAGTTGATCGACGTGAATTAGATAGTAGAACAAGTGAAAATTTCAAAGCCTATGCAGCTTATGAACCAGTAACAGTAGATGATACTAAACATACATACCAGTTGAGAAAAAAGTTAAAGTTAGTTAAGCCTGGTATCATTGTAACAACAACTTTTAAACTCAACATGCTTGTAAAAGAATTAGTTGAGGCAAAAGATGTCTCTTTAGCAGAAAAGAAAATTGTATTTATTGTAGATGAAGCCCATCGTACCACCATGGGAGATATGATGGTGGAAATAAAAAAATACTTTAGAAAAAAAGGTTTATTCTATGGTTTTACAGGAACTCCGTTATTCGATGAAAACAATGTTAAAGGAAAGATAAATGAAAAAAGTGAAGTGATTGATACAACAGAAAAACTATTTGGACCTAAACTTCATGAATATACAATTGATCAGGCTATAGCAGATGGCAATGTACTAGGCTTTTATGTAGACTATATTAATACAGGTGAATTTAAAAGCCATGATGATTTAAGAGATCAATTATGTGACAAGATAAAAGAAGATAATCCTGCACTTTCGGATAGAGAAATCGAAAGAAAAGTGCAATCATATTCTTTAGCTGAATTAGAACGACAAGCAAAAAAACATGATATATTAGTTTATCAAGATGAAACCCATATACCAAGAGTCGTTACTTCAATACTCGATAATTGGGGAAATCAATCTAACGGAAGAGAGTTTAATGCTATTTTAACAGCTGAGTATAAAAAGCGTGTCATAACTTATTATGATGAGTTTAAAAAACAATTAAAAGAGCGTGACATGAAGTTAAACATAGCAATGACATTTAGTTTTGGCAATGAGAATGATCCAGAGAAAATTCCAGTAGATTTAGTGAAAAGGATGTTTAAAGATTATGCTGAGTTTACAGGGATTGAGTTTATTGCTGGCGATAGAAAACATGGTGAAATGGCTTATTTTGAAGATATTGTAGAAAGAACAACACGAGGAGGTAGTGGAAGGAATAAGAAAAACATTGACCTTGTTATCGTAGCTAAACAACTGTTAACAGGCTACGATTCAAAAAGATTAAATACCTTGTATGTAGATAGATCTTTAAAACTTCAAGATTTAATTCAGGCTTATTCTAGAACCAATCGAGTTTATGGTAGAGAAAAAGAATTTGGTTCAATTATCAATTTCCAATACCCAGAGATTACGAGAGAAATAGTAGATATTGCACTAAAATTATATGGTAGTGGTGGAAGCAGTAGTAAGGCAATTGTTGACACGTATGAAAACTCTGTAAAAAAGTTCGGTTTGAATATTGATGAAATGATTCCAACTTTACCAGATCCATCAGATTGGCAATCTTTAAAGACTGATGCAGAAGCATTGGAAAAATTCCTTCTTACATTTAGAGACGCAGCGGAACAACTAAATTTTGTTCAACAGTACTATGAGTATAAATGGGATGATGAGTCATTTGGCATGGATGAACATACTTGGCTTAAATATGTTGGTGCTTATAAAAATCTAACTAAAACTGACGGTCCCGGATCTGATCCAGTTGTAATCAGATCCTTAGTTGGTAGAACAAAACTAGCTGGTACACAAGTAATTGATGCTAATCATATTCTTGGATTAATTGGTGCGAAAGTCAGCAATGTTAATGGTGTTCAAACAGTTGACGATGAGACTTTAAGAATTATTCATGAGCAAATACAAGAATTGAGTGATATGGGTGAAGATACTAAAGCAAATATGTTAAGAGAATTTGTTGATACTGAATTAGTTCAGGGAAAACTAGAATACGGTATCCATTTTGATGATGCTTTTGATAATTGGAAACTTAATAAACTTAAAGATGAAGTAGAACATATTTCTGAAAAATGGGGGTTATGTAGAGAATGGCTATTAAAATCAGTTAATTCTTTTATAACATCTAAGCCAACAACAATTCCTTATATTGACGAAATAACTAAGAGTGTAGATTATGAAAAGGCAAGTGACAAATCAGCTGGTAATAAGCTGGAGCATATCATGACTATGACTACGGTATTGCCGGAGAGAATCATGGAGCTTAAGCTTAAGTATGAATAA